The Desulfovibrio oxyclinae DSM 11498 DNA window TGTCGATCACGAAGCGTCGCGGCACGGCGACCACGGCGAGGTCCACGCCTCGCGGCAGGTGCTCCACGCTCGTCACGGCCTCCACGCCCATGATGTCCCCGCCTTTGGGGTTCACGGGCAGCAGCTTTCCGCGAAATCCTGCGGAGAGCATGTTTTCCATCACCGTATGCCCGACCTTGCCGGGTGTGGAGGATGCGCCGACCACGGCCACGGTCTCGGGATTGAAGAACGGTTCCAGACTGGGTTTTGCCATCAACGTCCCCCGCTTGCGCCGGGCTCGGCGTTTTGCTCTTCATCGAGAATCTGCTGCGCTGCGGCCGCACCGGCCCGGGACGCGGCCTCCGCGTCGCCCGCCTCGTCATGCGCCACGTGCACGGTTACCTTGCGGTGGGCGAATTGCAGCCCCGCATCTTCGAACTTCTTGCGCAGCTTGGCCAGCACGGCCTTTCGCACCGAGAACTGACCGCCCGGCTTGGTGGTGAACTTGATGCGCATGAGCATCCCCACTTCATCGATGCGCTTGACGCCCTGCGACTTGATCTTGCTCAGAAGCACGCTGTCGAATTCCGGAATCTCGCGGATCTCCTTGTCGATCTTCTTGACGATCTTCTTGACCTGCCCGATGTCGGTATCGAACGGCACGTGGTATTCCAGCTTCATTATGGAATAATCCCGGGTCATGTTCTTCACCTGAGAAATGTTGCCGAAGGGGATGGTGTAGACCATGCCCAGATGATGGCGCAACTGCATGGAGCGAATCGAGATGCGTTCCACCGTGCCCTTCGCGCTGCCCACCTCAAGATAGTCGCCCACGCGGATGGCGTCGTCCAGCAGGAAGAAGATACCGGAGACGATATCCTTGACCAGCGTTTGCGAACCAAAGCCGATGGCGATGCCGAAGATGCTTGCTCCCGCCAGCAGCGGCCCGATGTCCACCCCGATGGACGAAAGCACGATCAGCGCAACCACGACCACCAGCGCGGCGAAGATGAACCGCTTGAGCAGATGCAGCAGGGTGGAGAGTCTGTCGCCGCCATGTCCGCCCTCACCTTCCGCCTCTTCGGCCTCTTCCTCGTCGGGTTGGATGCGACGCTCGATGGCCGCACTCACGAAGAGCCAGAAGATGTAGGCAAGCACCAAGGTCACCATGACGTTGAGGAGCGCGCGTGCCGTGGCCTCGCCCAGCGGAAGGTTCACGTCGTAGAGCGAGAGCAGCCAAAAAAAGAGCGCGGCCGCGATGCCGATGCGGAAACCGCCGGACAGGATCGCCCGCACCCTTGCAATACGCACCGGGTCATCATGCTCCCCGGCCATGTCGGTG harbors:
- a CDS encoding mechanosensitive ion channel family protein; the protein is MHIAENASPAELKAMLAGMTDDQLRKLLVAELERRETEPALGTAKTGGNRISSFIDRLHRAGDFVRNRFIYLFEGAGSAPRAMPEAYQRVFGLDRSVPPEASLAGVALLTAMYALAAWMLRRRTGVLRVRLASVPENPTALTKLGRLFLRALLDVMCIALLSAAVFILYLLFVGEYSGAKPVVITWLAAMILWGLSNAAARFILAPRAPALRFLPIPDHAAQYMYKWAERFGLLVAASLLACGLLRLDSDSEALHLLTLAGVGLLLTLLLCVLIIKNRQPVAEYMRSRGSGGLQEVFAGIWHLAAVSYLLLFWVVWVLGLILFGAGQAWNGLAAMLCVPLFLIFNWMAQRLVSYATDMAGEHDDPVRIARVRAILSGGFRIGIAAALFFWLLSLYDVNLPLGEATARALLNVMVTLVLAYIFWLFVSAAIERRIQPDEEEAEEAEGEGGHGGDRLSTLLHLLKRFIFAALVVVVALIVLSSIGVDIGPLLAGASIFGIAIGFGSQTLVKDIVSGIFFLLDDAIRVGDYLEVGSAKGTVERISIRSMQLRHHLGMVYTIPFGNISQVKNMTRDYSIMKLEYHVPFDTDIGQVKKIVKKIDKEIREIPEFDSVLLSKIKSQGVKRIDEVGMLMRIKFTTKPGGQFSVRKAVLAKLRKKFEDAGLQFAHRKVTVHVAHDEAGDAEAASRAGAAAAQQILDEEQNAEPGASGGR